Proteins from one Podarcis raffonei isolate rPodRaf1 chromosome 1, rPodRaf1.pri, whole genome shotgun sequence genomic window:
- the SPRED1 gene encoding sprouty-related, EVH1 domain-containing protein 1: MSEETANSNNDNSYARVRAVVMTRDDSSGGWLPLGGGGLSYVTVFKVIHQEENGCADFLIHGERLRDKTVVLECTLKKDLIYNKVTPTFHHWKIDDKKFGLTFQSPADARAFDRGIRRAVEDLSQGCLPSHDEIEVPVDGFPAIPESIPSLLMKDHLFQHEPGVSNDSYKSLSIRPSTFEDFSSRRPFFHNQSNQIPLKPVRNVSFQDDEEIVRINPRDILIRRYADYRHPDMWKNDLDRDEGDASLQCPKADSKKPDYLYPSGDGTKLNSLKDSKCSVVLKTQPSSFKLKKSKRRKEDGERSRCIYCQERFNHEENGRGKCQDAPDPIKRCIYQVSCMLCAESMLYHCMSDSEGDFSDPCSCDTSDDKFCLRWLALVTLSFIAPCMCCYLPLRACHHCGEVCGCCGGKHKAAG, translated from the exons TAATAGTTATGCCCGTGTGCGAGCTGTGGTGATGACCCGTGATGACTCAAGCGGTGGATGGTTACCACTTGGAGGGGGTGGTCTAAGCTATGTCACCGTTTTCAAAGTCATTCACCAGGAAGAAAATGGCTGTGCTGATTTTCTTATACATGGGGAGCGTCTCAGGGATAAAACA GTGGTTTTGGAGTGTACGTTGAAGAAGGACCTTATTTACAATAAGGTTACGCCAACTTTTCACCACTGGAAAATAGATGACAAAAAATTTGGCCTGACATTTCAGAGTCCTGCTGATGCAAGAGCATTTGATAGAGGCATTCGTAGGGCGGTAGAAGATCTTTCCCAAG GTTGTCTGCCGTCACATGATGAAATTGAAGTACCTGTAGATGGCTTTCCA GCTATTCCAGAAAGCATACCGAGTTTGCTAATGAAAGATCATCTTTTCCAACATGAACCTGGAGTGAGCAACGATTCCTACAAAAGCTTAAGTATAAGACCCTCAACCTTTGAAGATTTCAGCTCAAGAAGACCATTTTTCCACAACCAATCCAACCAG ATACCCCTGAAGCCAGTCAGGAATGTCAGTTTTCAGGACGATGAAGAAATTGTTCGAATAAACCCTCGTGACATTTTAATACGCCGCTATGCAGACTATAGGCACCCAGACATGTGGAAAAATGACTTGGATAGGGATGAAGGCGACGCCTCGCTGCAGTGTCCCAAGGCAGATAGTAAAAAACCAGACTATCTGTACCCTTCCGGGGACGGAACTAAGTTGAATTCGCTAAAAGATTCCAAGTGTTCTGTGGTACTGAAAACGCAGCCTTCCTCGTTCAAATTGAAAAAGTCGAAAAGGAGGAAAGAGGACGGGGAGCGCTCTCGCTGCATATACTGCCAGGAAAGGTTTAATCACGAAGAGAATGGCCGGGGCAAATGCCAGGACGCTCCCGATCCCATCAAGAGATGCATCTACCAAGTTAGCTGCATGCTTTGTGCTGAGAGCATGCTCTACCATTGTATGTCAGACTCGGAGGGGGATTTCTCTGACCCCTGCTCTTGTGACACTAGCGACGACAAGTTCTGCTTGCGATGGCTCGCCCTTGTCACGTTGTCTTTCATTGCGCCGTGTATGTGCTGCTACCTCCCCTTAAGAGCGTGCCACCATTGTGGTGAGGTCTGTGGATGCTGCGGAGGGAAGCATAAAGCGGCTGGATGA